One window of the Nocardia huaxiensis genome contains the following:
- a CDS encoding non-ribosomal peptide synthetase — MTSTRQVWPLTAPQLGIWNAQRLAPDNPIFNTGQYLDISAEVEVDLFRRAIRHVVADTQALWSRPFERDGRPFQELHPGDPGQVDVPFIDVSEAVDPDVAALEFMRTDLRQPVRLDDGPLFHQAMIRVGDHHYRYYQRAHHLMLDGAGMAAVMRRVVSAYSTLLAGGSAADLTAAEPISLLLDEEFSERTTARRTADLAYWRSEFTDVPDYAGLSGRIATTAPEFLRTTLELTGLDAVIACAHACSVTWPEVLTAAWAAYTHRMTGADDLVLGIPLAAGLGTVAHRVPGMSVRVVPVRLRVHSADTVPELIRGTADQLREAARHRTVGAEELCRALDLGERTRLHGAQVNFLPFFRPPAFPGGSCRMHNLAAGPVDDLSLLVYDREPGRAARIDIDANPALYTAAELTSHARRFHDFLHTFVRAADGSDTVGGLDLLNATEWAALQQEWNQSAHPVPNRTLVDLIQDRVRTSPSDTALIWDDSQLTYSQLNAEANRLAHRLIDLGATADAIVAVGMHRSPRLVIALLAILKAGAAFLPLDPDYPAERLGYMIEDARPVVVLTETTTSLATGHIPTLALDDPAVATDLASRGNENPCTGIEPGHSAYVLYTSGSTGKPKGVVIEHAGIVNRLLWMQSAFGLTTTDRVLQKTPSSFDVSVWEFFWPLFTGAALVLARPGGHREPDYLAREIQRHSVTTIHFVPSMLRAFLEEPTARDCTSLTTVICSGEELSAELCAAFHRTLDAGLHNLYGPTEASIDVTWWECRPDRTENPVPIGHPIWNTRTLVLDPNRRPLPTGVAGELYLGGTGLARGYLRRPDLTAERFVDDPFRPGERLYRTGDRARIRPDGAVEFLGRIDDQIKLRGLRIELGEIETALREVTRCEEVAVVVVTTANGAQTLVGCARTDDHPDPITVRDRLSEWLPAHMVPSHYLWLGRMPLTPSGKLDRRTLAAQAVSTMRGPTADHHTPPRNEIEQRLAHIWATVLERDAVGIDDRLYDLGIDSIVAIRLAGAMRQAGWAAEVHELMRRQTIRGLMDAGAITHKAASAAWETTKPFALLDDSDRHRLSATIVDAYPATQLQLGMIYHTDLDPNRAAFHDVFTYRLALPLDRTILSGLLARMVADHDVLRTSFALAGYSRPLQLVHQRAEPVLAVYDLRHLDDAGQRRAVRLWTEGEKHTPFRWEIPAMLRFAVHDLAAAEFTLSIGFHHSILDGWSFTQLIARLVDDYRRAVLGLPPVAASPTPPAYRDYVAALETAQQDREAHDHWRRVLADQPPTPALTTLPPLRTGPRWTEAELDLGAQASQRLAELARQHGLPVRNICLAMHFRAQAMLSGTDDVTTGVFNHGRLEHPDAERMIGLFLNVQPIRITVPPTEAELYGSVTDALHTAMRYPRYSYASILASAKGIRPDQTAVNFVHFRTLADRLGADGNRVIIETKVFEHTDYSLLVTFVTDPFTEQLTVLFNADGDVIDETRMDEITAVYHRLAVEFLGAPGPLTDLRDEHLENDRAGQILAVVADVYHETTGREPDLESELLDFTPDSITRLRLAAELRSRTGLDLPLRTLLSAAPVRDLVKAAWASTLSERTFDDTL; from the coding sequence ATGACGAGCACGCGACAGGTGTGGCCGCTGACCGCGCCACAGCTCGGCATCTGGAACGCCCAGCGGCTGGCGCCGGACAATCCGATCTTCAATACCGGTCAATACCTGGATATTTCGGCTGAGGTCGAGGTGGACCTGTTCCGCCGCGCCATCCGGCACGTGGTGGCCGACACCCAGGCGCTCTGGTCGCGTCCCTTCGAACGTGACGGCAGGCCATTCCAGGAACTGCACCCGGGAGACCCCGGCCAGGTCGACGTACCGTTCATCGACGTGTCCGAGGCCGTCGATCCCGACGTCGCGGCGCTGGAGTTCATGAGGACCGATCTGCGACAGCCGGTCCGGCTGGACGACGGTCCGCTGTTCCACCAGGCCATGATTCGGGTTGGTGACCACCACTATCGGTATTACCAGCGGGCCCACCACCTGATGCTCGACGGCGCGGGAATGGCAGCCGTGATGCGCCGCGTGGTCTCCGCCTACAGCACGCTCCTGGCGGGCGGCTCGGCAGCGGACCTCACTGCCGCAGAACCCATTTCACTACTGCTGGACGAAGAATTCAGCGAGCGCACGACGGCCCGCCGTACCGCCGACCTGGCCTACTGGCGCAGCGAGTTCACCGACGTACCGGACTATGCCGGGCTCTCGGGCCGAATTGCCACGACCGCACCAGAATTCCTGCGTACGACCCTCGAGTTGACCGGTCTCGATGCCGTGATCGCCTGCGCCCATGCGTGTTCGGTCACCTGGCCCGAGGTGCTCACTGCGGCCTGGGCCGCCTACACGCATCGTATGACCGGCGCCGATGATCTCGTGCTGGGCATTCCGCTGGCCGCCGGACTGGGGACGGTCGCGCATCGGGTTCCCGGCATGTCGGTCCGTGTCGTTCCGGTGCGGCTGCGGGTCCACTCGGCGGACACCGTGCCTGAGTTGATCCGCGGCACCGCGGATCAACTGCGCGAGGCCGCGCGGCACCGCACCGTCGGAGCCGAGGAGCTGTGCCGCGCACTCGATCTCGGAGAGCGAACCCGACTGCACGGCGCGCAGGTGAACTTCCTGCCCTTCTTCCGTCCGCCGGCCTTCCCGGGCGGATCGTGCCGGATGCACAACCTTGCCGCCGGACCGGTCGACGACCTGTCGCTGCTCGTCTACGACCGGGAGCCCGGTCGCGCCGCCCGGATCGATATCGACGCGAATCCCGCGCTGTACACCGCGGCCGAGCTCACCTCGCATGCCCGGCGCTTCCACGACTTCCTCCACACGTTCGTGCGCGCGGCCGACGGCAGCGACACCGTCGGCGGGCTGGATCTGCTCAACGCCACCGAATGGGCCGCACTGCAACAGGAATGGAATCAGAGCGCACACCCGGTACCCAATCGGACCCTGGTGGATCTGATCCAGGATCGGGTACGCACCTCGCCGAGCGATACCGCTTTGATCTGGGACGATTCCCAGTTGACCTACTCGCAGCTGAACGCCGAGGCGAATCGCCTGGCACACAGGCTGATCGACCTGGGCGCGACCGCCGACGCGATCGTCGCCGTCGGCATGCACCGCTCCCCGCGCCTGGTCATAGCCCTGCTCGCGATACTCAAAGCCGGTGCGGCCTTCCTTCCTCTGGATCCGGACTATCCGGCCGAGCGGCTGGGCTACATGATCGAGGATGCCCGGCCAGTGGTCGTCCTGACGGAGACGACCACCTCCCTGGCCACGGGCCACATACCCACCCTGGCACTCGACGACCCGGCCGTCGCCACCGACCTCGCGTCCCGCGGTAACGAGAACCCCTGTACCGGAATCGAACCCGGCCACTCCGCCTACGTCCTCTACACCTCCGGATCAACCGGGAAGCCGAAGGGCGTCGTCATCGAGCACGCGGGCATTGTGAACCGCCTGCTGTGGATGCAGTCGGCATTTGGCCTGACCACCACCGATCGGGTGCTCCAGAAAACGCCGTCGAGCTTCGACGTCTCGGTGTGGGAGTTCTTCTGGCCCTTGTTCACCGGCGCCGCCCTGGTGCTGGCGCGCCCCGGCGGACACCGCGAGCCCGACTACCTCGCCCGCGAGATCCAGCGCCACTCCGTCACCACGATTCACTTCGTCCCGTCCATGCTGCGTGCGTTCCTCGAGGAACCCACCGCACGGGACTGCACGTCCCTCACCACCGTCATCTGTAGCGGCGAGGAGCTGAGCGCGGAACTGTGCGCGGCCTTCCATCGGACTCTCGACGCGGGACTGCACAACCTGTACGGGCCGACGGAGGCGTCGATCGACGTCACGTGGTGGGAATGCCGCCCCGACCGAACCGAAAACCCGGTTCCGATCGGCCACCCCATCTGGAATACCCGGACGCTCGTCCTCGACCCGAACCGGCGCCCGCTGCCGACGGGCGTCGCAGGCGAACTCTACCTGGGCGGAACGGGCCTGGCGCGCGGCTATCTCCGTCGTCCGGACCTCACTGCGGAACGTTTCGTCGACGATCCCTTCCGCCCCGGCGAACGCCTCTACCGCACCGGCGATCGCGCCCGCATCCGCCCCGACGGCGCGGTGGAATTCCTCGGGCGGATCGACGATCAGATCAAATTGCGCGGCCTGCGCATCGAACTCGGCGAGATCGAAACCGCGCTGCGCGAGGTCACCCGCTGCGAGGAGGTCGCCGTTGTCGTTGTGACAACGGCGAATGGTGCGCAAACACTGGTCGGGTGCGCCCGCACCGACGACCACCCCGATCCGATCACCGTGCGGGACAGACTCTCCGAGTGGCTGCCCGCGCATATGGTGCCCAGCCACTATCTGTGGCTAGGCAGGATGCCACTCACGCCCAGCGGGAAGCTGGACCGCAGAACCCTTGCCGCACAGGCGGTCAGCACCATGCGCGGACCGACTGCGGATCATCACACACCCCCGCGGAACGAGATCGAGCAGCGTCTCGCCCACATCTGGGCCACGGTGCTCGAACGGGATGCCGTCGGTATCGACGACCGCCTCTACGATCTCGGCATCGACTCCATCGTGGCCATCCGGCTGGCGGGCGCGATGCGGCAGGCCGGATGGGCGGCCGAGGTCCACGAGCTGATGCGGCGGCAGACCATCCGCGGGCTCATGGACGCCGGCGCGATCACCCACAAAGCCGCTTCCGCCGCGTGGGAGACAACGAAACCCTTTGCACTGCTGGATGACTCGGATAGGCATCGGCTATCCGCCACCATCGTCGACGCCTACCCCGCCACGCAGCTCCAGCTCGGCATGATCTACCACACCGACCTCGATCCGAACCGCGCGGCTTTCCACGACGTGTTCACCTACCGGCTGGCCCTGCCGCTGGACCGAACGATCCTGTCCGGGCTGCTGGCGCGCATGGTCGCCGACCACGACGTCCTGCGCACCTCGTTCGCGCTCGCGGGATATTCCAGACCGCTACAGCTGGTTCACCAGCGCGCCGAACCGGTCCTCGCGGTATACGACCTCCGGCATCTCGACGATGCCGGACAACGCCGCGCGGTGCGGCTGTGGACAGAGGGCGAGAAGCACACCCCGTTCCGCTGGGAGATCCCGGCGATGCTGCGTTTCGCCGTACATGACCTCGCCGCAGCAGAATTCACACTGTCCATCGGATTCCACCATTCGATTCTGGACGGCTGGAGCTTCACACAGCTCATCGCCCGGCTCGTCGACGACTACCGCCGCGCGGTACTCGGACTGCCGCCGGTAGCCGCCTCTCCCACACCCCCCGCGTACCGGGACTATGTGGCGGCCCTGGAGACCGCCCAGCAGGATCGCGAAGCCCACGACCACTGGCGTCGCGTGCTCGCCGATCAACCGCCGACTCCCGCCCTCACCACACTGCCCCCACTGCGCACCGGCCCGCGCTGGACCGAAGCCGAGCTGGACCTCGGCGCGCAGGCTTCCCAGCGCCTGGCCGAACTCGCACGACAGCACGGCCTGCCGGTGCGCAACATCTGTCTGGCCATGCATTTTCGTGCACAGGCGATGCTCTCCGGCACCGACGACGTCACGACCGGGGTCTTCAACCACGGCCGGCTCGAACATCCCGACGCGGAACGCATGATCGGCCTGTTCCTGAACGTCCAGCCGATCAGGATCACCGTGCCGCCCACCGAGGCGGAGCTGTACGGATCGGTGACCGACGCACTGCACACCGCCATGCGGTACCCGCGCTACTCTTACGCCTCGATCCTGGCCTCCGCCAAGGGAATCCGGCCCGATCAGACCGCCGTCAACTTCGTCCACTTCCGCACCCTCGCCGACCGATTGGGAGCGGACGGCAATCGCGTCATCATCGAGACGAAGGTCTTCGAGCACACCGACTACTCCCTGCTGGTCACCTTCGTCACCGATCCGTTCACCGAACAGCTCACGGTGCTGTTCAACGCGGACGGAGACGTCATCGACGAAACCCGCATGGACGAGATCACCGCCGTGTATCACCGATTGGCGGTCGAATTCCTCGGTGCACCGGGGCCTCTCACCGACCTCCGCGACGAGCACCTCGAAAACGACCGTGCCGGACAGATACTCGCGGTGGTGGCGGACGTCTACCACGAAACCACCGGCCGGGAACCCGACCTGGAGTCGGAACTACTCGACTTCACTCCCGACTCGATCACCCGCCTGCGCCTGGCCGCCGAACTCCGCAGCCGCACCGGGCTGGACCTGCCACTGCGCACATTGCTCAGCGCGGCCCCGGTCCGTGATCTCGTCAAAGCCGCCTGGGCCTCGACTCTCAGCGAAAGGACATTCGATGACACCCTTTGA